A single Arachnia propionica DNA region contains:
- a CDS encoding polysaccharide biosynthesis protein gives MTTRTGLLRAGLALWDGASWSVAAMALVFARYTLTLARPETQFVIQYVVAAVILQIAIGLITKLYRGRHGIASFEESALLALITLGIGLVLGIFSVFFATPGYPRVVTFTVPLAALVLMAAGRFLFRTVSRSTQHHEGGEPVLVYGAGNAGQQLGRLLAYDPDAPYEVVGYIDDDPAKSNLHVQGAKVLGKRGDMVSIARAHGINKIIVAIPTADRTFMREISELADEAGLETLVMPSTKDLVSGRVGLGDLHQLNVTDLLGRAQIKTNLGEIADYLSGKVVLVTGAGGSIGSELARQLHRFGPKELVMLDRDESGLHGTQLSIYNQGLLDTPNMVLCDIRDVEALDKVFADHRPDVVFHAAALKHLPMLEQYPLEGWKTNTIGTLNVLRASEKYGVQRLVNISTDKAADATSVLGKTKRLAEELTAFYAGKTGRTWLSVRFGNVLGSRGSMLHTFTRQIEQGGPVTVTHPEITRYFMTIPEACELTIQAGAIGRPADVLVLDMGEPVRILDVAKDLIKRSGKDIRIIFTGLRPNEKMHEVLFSDDEDRTPTTHEMISRVNVPALDPELLETVDGSDPESLSRLTHQRNAKEAARMAEEQAHSGLDGINLERPRS, from the coding sequence ATGACCACCCGAACCGGGCTCCTCCGTGCAGGACTGGCCCTGTGGGACGGAGCGAGCTGGAGTGTCGCCGCCATGGCGCTGGTCTTCGCCAGGTACACCCTCACGCTGGCCCGGCCGGAAACCCAGTTCGTCATCCAGTACGTCGTCGCCGCGGTCATCCTGCAGATCGCCATCGGCCTGATCACCAAGCTCTACCGTGGCCGTCACGGCATCGCTTCGTTCGAGGAGTCGGCGCTGCTGGCGCTCATCACCCTCGGGATCGGTTTGGTGCTCGGGATCTTCTCGGTCTTCTTCGCGACCCCCGGCTACCCGCGGGTGGTGACCTTCACCGTGCCGCTGGCGGCGCTGGTGCTGATGGCGGCGGGCCGTTTCCTGTTCCGCACCGTCAGCCGCTCCACCCAGCACCACGAGGGCGGGGAACCGGTCCTCGTCTACGGTGCGGGCAACGCAGGCCAGCAGCTCGGGCGGCTGCTCGCCTACGACCCCGACGCGCCCTATGAGGTCGTCGGTTACATCGACGACGACCCGGCCAAGAGCAACCTCCACGTCCAGGGAGCCAAAGTCCTCGGGAAGCGCGGGGACATGGTCTCCATCGCCCGGGCCCACGGCATCAACAAGATCATCGTCGCCATCCCCACCGCCGACCGCACGTTCATGCGCGAGATCTCCGAGCTGGCCGACGAGGCGGGCCTGGAGACGCTGGTGATGCCCTCCACGAAGGACCTCGTCTCGGGCCGCGTCGGCTTGGGGGACCTGCACCAGCTCAACGTCACCGACCTGCTGGGGCGCGCCCAGATCAAGACGAACCTCGGGGAGATCGCCGACTACCTGTCCGGCAAGGTGGTGCTCGTCACCGGGGCCGGCGGCTCCATCGGCTCCGAGCTGGCCCGCCAGCTCCACCGGTTCGGGCCGAAGGAACTGGTCATGCTGGACCGCGACGAGTCCGGCCTGCACGGAACCCAGTTGTCCATCTACAACCAGGGCCTCCTGGACACCCCCAACATGGTGTTGTGCGACATCCGTGACGTCGAAGCCCTCGACAAGGTCTTCGCCGACCACCGTCCCGACGTGGTGTTCCACGCCGCCGCGCTGAAGCACCTGCCGATGCTCGAGCAGTATCCCCTCGAAGGCTGGAAGACCAACACCATCGGCACCCTCAACGTGCTGCGCGCATCCGAGAAGTACGGGGTCCAGCGTCTGGTCAACATCTCCACAGACAAGGCCGCCGACGCCACCTCGGTGCTCGGCAAGACCAAACGCCTCGCGGAGGAACTGACCGCCTTCTACGCCGGCAAGACCGGTCGCACCTGGCTGTCCGTGCGGTTCGGCAACGTTCTCGGGTCGCGCGGGTCGATGCTGCACACCTTCACCCGCCAGATCGAGCAGGGCGGTCCCGTCACGGTCACCCATCCCGAGATCACGCGCTACTTCATGACCATTCCCGAGGCCTGCGAGCTGACCATCCAGGCCGGTGCCATCGGGCGGCCCGCCGACGTCCTGGTCCTCGACATGGGTGAACCAGTGCGGATCCTGGACGTCGCCAAGGACCTCATCAAACGCTCCGGCAAGGACATCCGGATCATCTTCACCGGGCTGCGCCCCAACGAGAAGATGCACGAGGTGTTGTTCAGTGACGACGAAGACCGCACCCCCACCACGCACGAGATGATCAGCCGCGTGAACGTTCCCGCGCTGGACCCGGAGCTGCTGGAAACCGTCGACGGCTCCGATCCGGAGTCGTTGAGCAGGCTGACCCATCAGCGCAACGCCAAGGAGGCGGCCCGGATGGCCGAGGAACAGGCCCACTCCGGTCTCGACGGAATCAACCTGGAGCGGCCCAGGTCCTGA
- a CDS encoding transglycosylase domain-containing protein gives MKTRAPRSKGKSVAMFLAVSVLCGLLLSGLAVPFVALASGFTKAASDNMQYLPAEFETPPQSEKSKILMADGSELATFFEENRTYVALEQISPLMQKAQIAIEDHRFYEHGAIDIQGLGRAVIRTLSGSTQGASTLTQQYVKQVQIEAAKDRGDEEGVQAAQAVSIDRKIREMRYAMAVEERFSKNEILERYLNIAYYGDGAYGVEAAAHHYWNTTAKDLTLAQAAMLAGIVQNPVAFNPVKNPEKAIERRNQVLKRMASSEVGAITKEEADAAMQEGFDKSNLQTTPNGCTASQFPILCDYVVRTLTSDQMPSLGSTAEERTNRLKRGGLTIKTLIDPEAQQAAEAAVSQTVGAKDPVWGGSVLIQPSTGLITAMAQSRTKLGSGEGETWQNVNVSTQYGGIEGFQPGSTFKPFVIGAALEQGVPTSTTFDAPQTMQFKGQKFKNCEGTFTFQGSWEPKNYDKAYGVIDMLKAAQNSVNTYFIQLEAKVGICASIDMAQKLGVKLADGTDMRSMANYPSWVLGTAYVTPLSMAEAYATFANRGVHCNPIILQSVQAKDGTEIEIPSADCKKVIEPEVADGVNHVLSTVMTQGTGTRARMSDGRPQAGKTGTTDDAMSVWFAGYTPDMAGVSYIAVDNINPYYQNHRKSIDGMRLSTGTVLEGSGGKDAGGIWRAAMSAALKNVPHTSFEAPNQRVLEGEKVPIPSVAGMSYEQAKQTLEDAGFTTAKMEVFSPQPAGTYLGKISPSGSAAKFSTIRMQFSKGPQPTTAPTVGAPPVPSPGQPMPTTVPTGER, from the coding sequence ATGAAGACGCGCGCGCCCAGAAGCAAGGGCAAATCCGTAGCGATGTTCTTGGCCGTCAGCGTACTGTGCGGGCTTCTGCTATCGGGTTTGGCGGTGCCGTTCGTCGCTCTCGCGAGCGGTTTCACCAAAGCCGCCTCCGACAACATGCAGTACCTGCCGGCGGAGTTCGAGACCCCGCCACAGTCGGAGAAGTCCAAGATCCTGATGGCTGACGGATCGGAGCTGGCCACCTTCTTCGAGGAGAACCGCACCTACGTCGCACTCGAGCAGATCTCCCCGCTGATGCAGAAGGCGCAGATCGCCATCGAGGATCACCGCTTCTACGAGCACGGCGCCATCGACATCCAGGGCCTGGGGCGCGCCGTCATCCGCACCCTCAGCGGCTCCACCCAGGGCGCCTCCACCCTCACCCAGCAGTACGTGAAGCAGGTGCAGATCGAGGCGGCCAAGGACCGCGGCGACGAGGAGGGCGTGCAGGCCGCGCAGGCCGTCAGCATCGACCGCAAGATCCGGGAGATGCGCTACGCCATGGCGGTCGAGGAACGTTTCAGCAAGAACGAGATCCTGGAGCGCTACCTGAACATCGCCTACTACGGCGACGGCGCCTACGGGGTCGAGGCGGCCGCGCACCACTACTGGAACACCACCGCCAAGGATCTGACCCTCGCCCAGGCCGCGATGCTGGCGGGCATCGTCCAGAACCCCGTCGCCTTCAACCCGGTGAAGAACCCCGAGAAGGCCATCGAGCGCCGCAACCAGGTGTTGAAGCGGATGGCCTCCTCCGAGGTGGGGGCCATCACCAAGGAGGAGGCGGATGCCGCCATGCAGGAGGGCTTCGACAAATCCAACCTGCAGACCACCCCGAACGGCTGTACCGCCTCCCAGTTCCCGATCCTCTGCGACTACGTGGTGCGCACCCTGACCTCCGATCAGATGCCCTCGCTGGGATCAACCGCCGAGGAGCGGACGAACCGGCTCAAGCGCGGCGGCCTGACCATCAAGACCCTCATCGACCCGGAGGCCCAGCAGGCAGCGGAGGCAGCCGTCTCCCAGACCGTCGGCGCCAAGGACCCGGTCTGGGGCGGGTCCGTGCTGATCCAGCCGAGCACCGGCCTGATCACCGCCATGGCCCAGAGCCGCACCAAGCTGGGCAGCGGTGAGGGCGAGACTTGGCAGAACGTCAACGTGTCCACCCAGTACGGCGGCATCGAGGGCTTCCAGCCCGGGTCGACCTTCAAACCCTTCGTGATAGGCGCCGCCCTGGAGCAGGGCGTGCCGACCAGCACCACTTTCGACGCCCCGCAAACCATGCAGTTCAAGGGGCAGAAGTTCAAGAACTGCGAGGGCACGTTCACCTTCCAGGGCAGCTGGGAACCCAAGAACTACGACAAGGCCTACGGCGTCATCGACATGCTGAAGGCCGCCCAGAACTCGGTGAACACCTACTTCATCCAGCTGGAGGCCAAGGTCGGGATCTGCGCATCCATCGACATGGCCCAGAAACTCGGCGTGAAACTCGCCGACGGCACCGACATGCGCAGCATGGCGAACTACCCGTCGTGGGTGCTCGGCACCGCGTACGTGACGCCGCTGTCCATGGCCGAGGCCTACGCCACGTTCGCGAACCGGGGGGTGCACTGCAACCCGATCATTCTGCAGAGCGTGCAGGCCAAGGACGGCACCGAGATCGAGATCCCGTCGGCCGATTGCAAGAAGGTGATCGAACCCGAGGTGGCCGACGGCGTCAACCACGTGCTGTCGACGGTCATGACCCAGGGCACGGGCACCAGGGCGCGCATGTCGGACGGCAGACCCCAGGCGGGCAAGACCGGAACCACCGATGACGCCATGTCCGTGTGGTTCGCCGGATACACCCCCGACATGGCGGGTGTCTCCTACATCGCCGTCGACAACATCAACCCGTACTACCAGAACCACAGGAAGTCGATCGACGGGATGCGGCTGTCCACGGGCACCGTCCTGGAGGGTTCGGGTGGCAAGGATGCGGGCGGCATCTGGCGGGCCGCGATGTCGGCGGCGCTCAAGAACGTCCCCCACACCAGCTTCGAGGCCCCGAACCAGCGGGTGCTTGAGGGCGAGAAGGTCCCGATCCCGAGTGTCGCGGGCATGAGCTACGAGCAGGCGAAGCAGACCCTTGAGGATGCCGGGTTCACCACGGCCAAGATGGAGGTCTTCAGCCCCCAGCCGGCCGGAACCTATCTGGGCAAGATCAGCCCCTCGGGCAGCGCCGCGAAGTTCTCGACCATCCGGATGCAGTTCTCCAAGGGACCCCAGCCGACCACCGCTCCGACGGTGGGCGCGCCCCCGGTCCCATCACCCGGGCAACCGATGCCCACCACGGTCCCGACCGGTGAACGGTGA
- a CDS encoding glycosyltransferase family 4 protein yields the protein MRILYIDHYAGSPTLGMEYRPHAMATEWAGMGAETVLLAGTHSHLRKKNFPDAKPLEPVEIDGVEFRFIRNRAYDGNGIGRVLSMADFVGRGWLAARRIAREVRPDAVIASSTYPFDTYLAQRVAKASGALLVHEIHDLWPLTPIELGGHSPKHPLMWAMAQAEKSAYRNSDAVVSILPNAEPHVRSLGIVTPVIPIPNGIESDAPHEPAPEAFASQVEDLHERGRAVIGYAGGMTNANAMDDFVSAMALIRDEPVTALLLGDGLYRTDLEKQARDSGAHVIFAGSIPKSQVHEALKLCDALYIGSKTSPLYTFGVSANKIFDYMATGVPIINAFASEHSPMVYAGSTIRARGEDPADIARAIREAVSLPAEERARLGELSVAWVREHHAMPVLARQFLDVLGGRF from the coding sequence ATGCGAATCCTCTACATAGACCACTACGCCGGATCGCCGACCCTCGGGATGGAATACCGTCCCCACGCGATGGCGACCGAATGGGCGGGGATGGGCGCCGAGACCGTCCTGCTGGCGGGCACCCACTCCCACCTGAGGAAGAAGAACTTTCCCGACGCGAAGCCACTCGAACCCGTGGAGATAGATGGCGTCGAGTTCCGTTTCATCCGCAACCGCGCCTACGACGGCAACGGCATCGGGCGGGTGCTCAGCATGGCGGACTTCGTCGGCCGTGGTTGGCTGGCCGCCAGGCGGATCGCCCGCGAGGTCCGGCCGGACGCCGTCATCGCGTCCTCCACCTATCCCTTCGACACCTACCTGGCGCAGCGGGTCGCCAAGGCGTCGGGGGCGCTGCTGGTCCACGAGATCCACGACCTGTGGCCCCTGACCCCCATCGAGCTGGGCGGGCACTCGCCGAAGCACCCCCTCATGTGGGCGATGGCGCAGGCGGAGAAATCGGCCTACCGCAACAGCGACGCCGTCGTGTCCATCCTGCCGAACGCGGAACCCCACGTCCGGTCGCTGGGGATCGTCACCCCCGTGATCCCGATTCCCAACGGCATCGAGAGCGACGCCCCCCACGAGCCGGCGCCCGAGGCGTTCGCCTCGCAGGTCGAGGACCTCCACGAGCGCGGGCGCGCCGTCATTGGCTACGCGGGAGGCATGACCAACGCCAACGCCATGGACGATTTCGTCTCCGCGATGGCCCTGATCCGCGACGAACCCGTCACCGCGCTGCTGCTCGGCGACGGCCTGTACCGGACCGACCTGGAGAAGCAGGCCAGGGACTCCGGGGCGCACGTGATCTTCGCGGGCAGCATTCCCAAGTCGCAGGTGCACGAGGCGTTGAAGCTGTGCGATGCCCTCTACATCGGGTCGAAAACCAGCCCCTTGTACACCTTCGGGGTCTCGGCCAACAAGATCTTCGACTACATGGCCACCGGGGTCCCGATCATCAACGCCTTCGCGTCCGAGCACTCACCCATGGTCTACGCGGGCTCCACCATCCGCGCCCGTGGTGAGGACCCCGCCGACATCGCCCGCGCCATCAGGGAGGCCGTCTCCCTGCCCGCGGAGGAGAGGGCCAGGCTGGGGGAGCTGTCCGTGGCCTGGGTGCGTGAACACCACGCGATGCCCGTGCTGGCCAGGCAGTTCCTGGACGTGCTGGGCGGGCGGTTCTGA
- a CDS encoding metallophosphoesterase, with amino-acid sequence MTTPFRVAKGLATVAAGCFAWGLVEATRFRVRHVTVPVLPPGGSELRILHLSDIHLLPGQQLKLNFLRSLAELEPDLVINTGDNIASDTATWPLMSALGRLQEVPGGFVFGSNDYHKPEFKNPLCYVIQGRSELSGTPERLATEQLRAALTRSGAWRDLNDRRAIVEAGGYRIELRGTDDAHHDLDHYPAVVGPPSDGVDLSLGVTHAPYRRILDAMTADGVELILAGHTHGGQVCVPGHGALTTNCDLPTDRVKGLSEHRLEGHHAWLHVSAGIGTSPFAPYRFACPPEVTVLTLVAR; translated from the coding sequence GTGACAACGCCGTTCAGGGTGGCGAAGGGGCTCGCCACGGTTGCGGCGGGCTGCTTCGCCTGGGGTCTGGTGGAGGCCACCCGTTTCCGGGTGCGTCACGTGACGGTTCCGGTACTGCCCCCGGGTGGCTCTGAGCTGCGGATACTGCATCTCAGCGACATCCACCTGCTGCCCGGCCAGCAGCTGAAACTGAATTTCCTGCGGTCGCTGGCGGAGTTGGAACCCGACCTGGTGATCAACACCGGCGACAACATCGCCAGTGACACCGCGACTTGGCCGTTGATGTCGGCGCTGGGACGGCTGCAGGAGGTGCCGGGCGGGTTCGTCTTCGGTTCCAACGACTACCACAAACCGGAGTTCAAGAACCCGCTGTGCTACGTCATCCAAGGGCGCTCCGAGCTCTCCGGGACCCCGGAGCGGCTGGCCACCGAACAGCTGCGGGCGGCCCTGACCCGCAGCGGCGCCTGGCGTGACCTGAACGACCGCCGCGCCATCGTCGAGGCTGGCGGGTACCGCATTGAGCTGCGCGGCACCGACGACGCCCACCACGACCTGGACCACTACCCCGCCGTGGTCGGTCCCCCCTCCGACGGCGTGGATCTCAGCCTGGGTGTCACCCACGCCCCGTACCGCCGCATCCTGGACGCCATGACCGCCGACGGGGTGGAGTTGATCCTCGCGGGTCACACCCACGGCGGTCAGGTGTGCGTTCCCGGCCACGGTGCGCTGACCACCAACTGCGACCTCCCGACGGACCGCGTCAAGGGCCTGTCGGAGCACCGGCTTGAGGGGCACCACGCCTGGTTGCACGTCTCGGCCGGGATCGGCACCTCGCCGTTCGCCCCGTACCGTTTCGCCTGCCCCCCTGAGGTCACGGTCCTGACCCTGGTGGCACGCTGA
- the hisH gene encoding imidazole glycerol phosphate synthase subunit HisH yields the protein MTQAAAIGVVNHGVGNLGSVMNMLRYINAVPVLVSTPEEVAAQHHLILPGVGSYDAGIAGLRESGMADAVLDHAAAGKPLLGICLGMQMLLEGSSEGELPGLGLIPGHCEAFADHVTNRRIPHMGWRDVHSVENGGFALPDPGRFYFAHSYFAPLDEGGITWARATYGVGFSAVVGRDSVVGMQFHPEKSHRFGMAVLTEFAGWRA from the coding sequence ATGACGCAGGCCGCTGCCATCGGTGTGGTCAATCACGGTGTGGGAAACCTAGGGTCCGTGATGAACATGTTGCGTTACATCAACGCCGTCCCGGTGTTGGTCTCCACCCCCGAGGAGGTGGCGGCTCAGCACCACCTGATCCTTCCCGGGGTCGGCTCCTACGACGCGGGAATCGCCGGTTTGCGGGAATCCGGGATGGCCGACGCGGTCCTGGATCACGCGGCCGCCGGAAAACCCCTCCTGGGAATCTGCCTCGGGATGCAGATGCTGCTGGAGGGCAGTTCCGAGGGCGAACTCCCCGGCTTGGGTCTGATACCAGGGCATTGCGAGGCGTTCGCGGATCACGTGACCAATCGGCGCATCCCGCACATGGGTTGGAGGGATGTCCATTCCGTCGAGAACGGCGGTTTCGCCCTTCCCGATCCAGGACGCTTCTACTTCGCCCACTCCTACTTCGCGCCCTTGGACGAAGGCGGGATCACCTGGGCCCGCGCGACCTACGGGGTGGGCTTCAGCGCGGTCGTGGGCCGGGACTCCGTGGTGGGCATGCAGTTCCACCCCGAGAAGTCCCACCGTTTCGGCATGGCGGTGCTGACTGAATTCGCAGGATGGCGAGCATGA
- a CDS encoding N-acetyl sugar amidotransferase, whose protein sequence is MTVLECSHCIMRSVDDPALELVDGVCNHCRRYEELLPSRVFTGADGEAKLSAIVKEIKEAGAKKRYDCLIGLSGGVDSTSVAVKVKELGLRPLAFHVDNGWNTELAVSNVEKTVKALDLDLVTEVLDLRQFYDLQRAFLLASTPDADVPADHAIQACMWKFARKYGVKYIISGMNFRTEAISVPSWSYGHSDWRYIKAVHDKFGREKLTTYPHFGFTELGYTNTVARVRIVSILNYFEYNKAAAVKQMQEQLDWRPYPGKHFESIFTRFFQGYILPVKFNIDKRRGHLSDLINSGQLTREQALEEIEHNDYTEDLIRRDREFFCKKLNFTDREFDDLMAAPVKSFRDYKNSYGFVQFLRNGVNVLRKRGWYPK, encoded by the coding sequence ATGACCGTTCTGGAGTGCAGCCACTGCATCATGCGCAGCGTCGACGACCCGGCCCTGGAGTTGGTCGACGGGGTCTGCAACCACTGCCGCCGCTACGAGGAGCTGCTTCCCAGCAGGGTCTTCACGGGAGCCGACGGCGAGGCGAAACTGTCCGCCATCGTCAAGGAGATCAAGGAGGCCGGCGCGAAGAAGCGCTACGACTGCCTGATCGGCCTGTCCGGCGGCGTCGATTCCACGTCGGTTGCGGTCAAGGTCAAGGAGCTGGGGCTGCGACCCCTCGCGTTCCACGTTGACAACGGCTGGAACACGGAACTGGCCGTCAGCAACGTCGAGAAGACGGTCAAGGCCCTTGACCTCGACCTGGTGACCGAGGTTCTTGACCTGCGCCAGTTCTACGACCTCCAGCGCGCCTTCCTGCTGGCCTCCACCCCCGACGCGGACGTGCCCGCCGACCACGCCATCCAGGCGTGCATGTGGAAGTTCGCGCGCAAGTACGGCGTCAAATACATCATCTCCGGCATGAACTTCCGCACCGAGGCGATCAGCGTCCCGTCGTGGTCCTACGGGCACTCCGACTGGCGCTACATCAAGGCCGTCCACGACAAGTTCGGGCGCGAGAAACTCACCACCTACCCGCATTTCGGGTTCACGGAGCTGGGCTACACCAACACGGTGGCGCGCGTGCGGATCGTCAGCATCCTCAACTACTTCGAGTACAACAAGGCCGCCGCGGTCAAACAGATGCAGGAGCAGCTGGACTGGCGTCCCTACCCGGGCAAGCACTTCGAGTCGATCTTCACCCGCTTCTTTCAAGGCTACATACTCCCCGTGAAGTTCAACATCGACAAGCGCCGCGGGCACCTGTCGGACCTGATCAACTCCGGCCAGCTCACCCGCGAACAGGCTCTCGAGGAGATCGAGCACAACGACTACACCGAGGACCTGATCCGCCGCGACCGGGAGTTCTTCTGCAAGAAACTGAACTTCACGGATCGCGAGTTCGACGACTTGATGGCCGCGCCCGTGAAGTCGTTCCGTGACTACAAGAATTCCTACGGTTTCGTGCAATTCCTGCGAAACGGCGTCAACGTGCTCCGCAAGAGAGGTTGGTATCCGAAGTGA
- a CDS encoding HisA/HisF-related TIM barrel protein: protein MRARVIATMQLLDGFVVKTRGYGKTTYIGDPINTVKIFNDKGIDELVVVDISARRGKPVVTPAQIEDIATEAFMPLAYGGGIKTYSQVRDILSAGVEKVIFGSGLLDAQDTVATAAQNYGRQAVVGAIDVGVDDQQRFRPFPGGGGRPLDLEPAEWARQACELGAGELIVTDMTREGEMGGYNLDLVRCVADAVPVPVIAHGGAGRVEHFAAALEAGAAAVAAGSMFTFYGPHRAVLITYPTEQELDAVLPQIND, encoded by the coding sequence ATGAGAGCACGAGTGATAGCCACGATGCAGCTGCTGGACGGCTTCGTCGTGAAGACCCGGGGATACGGGAAGACGACCTACATCGGCGATCCGATCAACACGGTCAAGATCTTCAACGACAAGGGCATCGACGAGTTGGTGGTCGTCGACATCTCCGCCCGGCGTGGAAAACCGGTGGTGACTCCCGCCCAGATCGAGGACATCGCCACCGAGGCCTTCATGCCCCTCGCCTACGGCGGCGGCATCAAGACCTACTCCCAGGTGCGCGACATCCTCTCCGCGGGGGTCGAGAAGGTCATCTTCGGTTCCGGTCTGCTCGACGCGCAGGACACCGTGGCGACGGCCGCACAGAACTACGGCAGGCAGGCCGTGGTCGGTGCCATCGACGTCGGTGTCGACGACCAGCAGCGGTTCCGTCCCTTCCCGGGCGGCGGGGGACGGCCCCTCGACCTCGAACCCGCCGAATGGGCCCGGCAGGCCTGTGAACTGGGGGCGGGCGAGCTGATCGTCACGGACATGACCCGCGAAGGTGAGATGGGCGGCTACAACCTTGACTTGGTGCGCTGCGTCGCGGACGCGGTGCCGGTTCCGGTGATCGCGCACGGCGGGGCCGGCAGGGTCGAGCACTTCGCCGCTGCCCTGGAGGCGGGGGCCGCCGCCGTTGCTGCCGGGTCGATGTTCACCTTCTACGGCCCGCACCGGGCGGTTCTGATCACCTATCCGACGGAGCAGGAGCTGGATGCCGTCCTGCCGCAGATCAACGACTGA
- a CDS encoding methionine/alanine import family NSS transporter small subunit, whose protein sequence is MSAAAIVMMIVAILTLWGGLAAATVSLFRRPDLSALDDEVPQEA, encoded by the coding sequence ATGAGTGCAGCAGCCATCGTCATGATGATCGTCGCCATCCTCACCCTGTGGGGTGGGCTGGCCGCGGCGACCGTGAGCCTGTTCCGCCGACCGGACCTGTCCGCCCTTGACGACGAGGTACCCCAGGAGGCGTGA
- a CDS encoding sodium-dependent transporter — MEKRAPRQESFNSRNYFILAAIGSAVGLGNIWRFPYVAFKNGGGAFILPYLIALLAVGIPLLFFDYALGHRYRGSAPLSLRRMGRWTESLGWWQVMVCFVIGIYYAAIIGWAGMYTLFSINQAWGSDPKTFLMRDFLHVADTPGVGLDFVPSLFIPILVVWAVTLITVALGVNKGLAMVNKIFMPLLVVMFLVLVVQSLFLPGAGTGLDALFTPKWGALGDPAVWAAAFGQIFYSLSVGFGIMLTYSSYLKRRTDLTGSGLVVGFANSGFELLAGIGVFAALGFMANQAGLGVSDVAGQGLTLAFVAFPTIISQAPLGSLMGVLFFASLTVAGLTSLLSIVEVVVSAVRDKLGIPKVQATLVIGIPMTILSIFLLSTTTGLYFLDITDEFVNKYGILGGALACIIATVWFVRKLPVLRDHLNRFSSFKVGRGWMALVGVASPLVLGYMLINDFIGKLGKPYENYPQHLLVIFGWGMSAALIIIAVVLTLLPWRRSIRTDFDEQNNEHEVSEEVSA, encoded by the coding sequence ATGGAAAAGCGTGCGCCCAGGCAGGAGAGCTTCAACTCCCGCAACTACTTCATCCTGGCGGCCATCGGGTCGGCCGTCGGGTTGGGCAACATCTGGCGCTTCCCGTACGTCGCGTTCAAGAACGGTGGCGGGGCATTCATCCTTCCCTACCTGATCGCGCTGCTGGCGGTGGGCATTCCGCTGCTGTTCTTCGACTACGCCCTCGGGCACCGCTACCGCGGTTCGGCCCCGCTGTCGCTGCGACGGATGGGACGCTGGACGGAGAGCCTCGGCTGGTGGCAGGTGATGGTCTGCTTCGTGATCGGCATCTACTACGCGGCGATCATCGGCTGGGCCGGGATGTACACCCTCTTCAGCATCAACCAGGCCTGGGGATCCGACCCGAAGACCTTCCTGATGCGGGATTTCCTGCACGTCGCGGACACCCCGGGGGTCGGCCTCGACTTCGTGCCGTCGCTGTTCATCCCGATCCTGGTGGTGTGGGCGGTCACCCTGATCACCGTCGCGCTGGGCGTCAACAAGGGCCTGGCGATGGTGAACAAGATCTTCATGCCGCTGCTGGTGGTGATGTTCCTGGTCCTGGTGGTGCAGTCGCTGTTCCTGCCCGGAGCGGGCACGGGCCTGGACGCCCTGTTCACCCCCAAGTGGGGCGCGCTCGGCGACCCCGCGGTGTGGGCGGCGGCCTTCGGGCAGATCTTCTACTCGCTGTCGGTCGGGTTCGGCATCATGCTGACCTACTCCTCCTACCTGAAGCGCCGCACCGACCTGACCGGCTCCGGGCTGGTCGTCGGTTTCGCCAACTCCGGTTTCGAACTGCTGGCCGGCATCGGGGTCTTCGCGGCCCTCGGATTCATGGCGAACCAGGCAGGGCTCGGGGTTTCCGACGTCGCCGGCCAGGGCCTCACGCTGGCTTTCGTGGCCTTCCCGACGATCATCTCCCAGGCCCCCCTCGGGTCGCTGATGGGTGTGTTGTTCTTCGCCTCCCTGACGGTGGCGGGGCTGACGTCGCTGCTGAGCATCGTCGAGGTGGTCGTCTCCGCGGTGCGCGACAAGCTGGGCATCCCCAAGGTGCAGGCCACCCTCGTGATCGGCATCCCGATGACCATCCTGTCCATCTTCCTGCTGTCCACCACCACGGGGCTGTACTTCCTCGACATCACCGACGAGTTCGTCAACAAGTACGGCATCCTCGGCGGGGCCCTGGCGTGCATCATCGCGACGGTGTGGTTCGTCCGCAAACTCCCGGTGCTGCGCGACCACCTCAACCGTTTCTCCAGTTTCAAGGTGGGCCGGGGCTGGATGGCGCTGGTCGGTGTTGCCTCGCCGCTGGTGCTTGGCTACATGCTGATCAACGACTTCATCGGCAAGCTCGGCAAACCCTACGAGAACTACCCGCAGCATCTGCTGGTGATCTTCGGCTGGGGCATGTCCGCGGCGCTGATCATCATCGCGGTGGTTTTGACGCTGCTTCCGTGGCGGCGCAGCATCCGCACTGATTTCGACGAGCAGAACAACGAACACGAGGTTTCCGAAGAGGTGTCCGCATGA